DNA from Macrobrachium rosenbergii isolate ZJJX-2024 chromosome 13, ASM4041242v1, whole genome shotgun sequence:
TGAACAGCTGAAGATACTTCAAACCCTGAGGCTTCTATTTTGGTACACCAGGGTTTGAAACTCTTATTTCATCAGcaatgaagaaaaacatttaaaacatactTAAAGTAACTAGTCATCAACAAAGTCCattacaacaaaaatgaaatggaaactaCGCACTGATGCTCATAAAGAAAAGACGAGAAGCACTGCCAATATGTTGTCGCTGTGACCGCAACCGCGGAGTAGGTCACAATGAGGCCAGAAAACCAAAGGAGTTAGCGAACGCCTTGATAAAAAACTTTCTCCATTCACTATAGGCTACACATTTTCTATTATCCAGtataaacaaaggaaaacctTCATACTACCTATTCCCTGTTTTTTTCTTGATTCCATTTTGGCCTCTCCACCATAAAATTGACCATGTCTAtgtgtttaatataaaaatattgagaaaacttTCTGTCCAAACCACCTACATGAACCATTATTACCACTGACTTAGGATGACGAAAAAGATTATGTCCAGATCGCTTAGCATGAGAGATAATCAAAAACGGCCGCACAGGTAAACAAGAGGTGTGGGTTGAGTTATTTTGACAGAGGGACAAATTGTTTTATGATAATATGACAAGAGGGAATCTCGCATTCTCAACCTTTAATCAGCTTTTTGGTTTCTTGGCCCCACCGGGACCCCTTGCCGCTCTCACAAGTCTATCTTAACTCCGAGATAATTTCTAAGTGTATCTTACCTGTTAATCACGACACCGTCACTCCACTTCCACGTATCTTTCTCCGCCTGATACTGCCCATCTACCCATAGTTCAGACACTGCAAGATAAAGGTCAATCAGTACCTTACTAACGGTTATCTTTCAACTCACTAGAAACTGCTCTATGAACCAGAAACCTTTCGTATATGGACTTTTGAACTATTGTAATCACGATGTATTAAACTTATTATTAGGAATTAAAAAtctatctgaacgattttactGATGTTGGAAATGCTTAAAAAGTacttgaaaattatcaaaattgcaAATTGTACAagaatacaagaaataaataggTCTCTCGTGCATTTCAATATATGACCATTCCGAGAGATCCAGATGACACAGCGatcagtttaaaaatgaaaattgccaCTTTAAAGCAGTTCtttgtgtctttatttttctcttaataaggGAAAACTATATATTAGGCGAGCTTCTAAGGTCATGACTGTATTTTGTCATGACAAATCCTCATGCAAAGTCACCATTAAATGACTTTAAGATAAAACCCTGGTAATTTCAAACTCAAGAATACTATCACTGTATGTCTGCATTTAAAGAGACACCTAATTTATGGGTACATATGTAGATGTGAAACTCACACTGATTGCTCTCCTTGTCATAGAGTCTGGTAAGGTGGTTTGCAAGGTCATGGATGGTTAGAGAATCCCTTGGACGGGCCAGGTATCCTCCGTGAGCTTGGCAGAAGTCACGCGCTGACGTCACACCGCTAACTCTGTCTGTTACCACGTAGTAACAGATACTGCCCACTCTTTCAAATCTTGGCGGACATAGAGGATCTGCTGAAGAAAGAAATGTGTCACTGATACATAACGCTGGttaaatacataataatgaaagcataCGCCACTTGCCCCAGAGAATAAATGACAGTCATGTACGGGTGCATTATCTATGTTAAGAAACACTCAACATAATGGACACTATTTCTGTTCTATAAAAATGTGAGAATATTTTGCATAGTGATGGTAGGAACAAGTTTATCTAAACACTACAAAGTTGTGACTGAATTAATTCCTAACATATTTCTACACCAAACTCATGTATTTCCTAATCATATGCAGTCTTTAATGCCCCgttaacaataaatgaaatactaaatatATCGCAGTAATCCATATAGTACACAAATCAACACTAGATTACCACACCTTAAATTAAATTTCTTCCTTTAAGGTTTCTGAATAACCAAAATATCTTCCCGCTTGAAATCCAGGCAAATGATGCCACTGGACTCAATACTTTTAATGTATTCCGaacattaagaaaaggaaatgacCGAATTCACCGcattaaagagaaactgaatgTCCGGAATTCAACGCATTCAGGAAAACGAAATATCCTCAAGCAAAGCATTCAGATGAAAAATATCCAGATTCACAGCACTCAGATAAACTAAACAACATGTATTGAGATAATTGATATCTAACCTAACTATTCAGTTAACTGAAATTATCAAATTCATACATCACTGTATGAAAAGCCTGAATTTAAATTAGTTACATAACTCACATGTCAAAGTTATAAATATTCAGGTAACTGGAACATCCGGATTCAAAACTCAGGCAAATGAGATAGCCTGACTCAATGCATTCAGTTACCCATAAAGCCAAGATTCAAACATTCAGATATATGAAATGTCCGGTTTAAAAGCATTCAGCTGCCCAAAATGCCAAGATTCAAACATTCAGATATATGAAATGTCCCAAAATGCCAAGATtcaaacattcagagatatgaAATGTCCGGTTTAAAAGCATTCAGCTGGCCAAAATGCCAAGATTCAAACATTCAGGTAAATGAAATGTCCGGTTTCAAGCCATTCAGTTACCCGAAATGTCAGGATTCAACCATTCAAGGTTGATGAAATGTCCGATTTCAAAGCATTCAGTTACCCAAATGCCAAGATTAAAAAGTTCAGATAAATGAAATACCCGGTTTAAAACCATTCGAGTTACCTGAAATGTCAGGATTCAAACATTCGAGTAAATGAAATGCCCGGTTTCAATGCATTCAGTTACCTAAAATGACAGAATTCCaacattcaggaaaaaaaatgtccGGTTTCGaaccattaatttttaaaatgccaaaattcaaaaattcgGGTAAATGAACTGTCCGGTTTCAAACCAGTCAGTCACCTGAAATGCCAGTATTTAGACATTCAATGAAATCTCCGGTTTCATAACCTGAACTTCAAGGAAATTCCAGGGTTCAAATAATCAGGTAAATGAAATGTCTCTTTTCAACACCAAACCGTTCAGTTACCTGAAACGTCAGGATTCAAACGTTCAGGGAACTGAAATATCCCATTTCAAACCATTTAGTTAACCGGCAGTAGCAAGATTCAAACATTCAGGTACACAAATTGTCCAGTTTCAAATCATACAATTAATGGAAACTCCAGAATCCAAAAGGTAGGTAACTGAAATATCCACTTTCAAAGTATTCAGTTACCTTACATGTTAGGATTCAGACATTCAGGTAAATGAACTATCCAGATTCAAACCATTCAGTTACCTGAAATGCCAGGATTGAAATATTCATGAGAATGAAATatcctttttcaaaatatttagttACTGAAATATCAGGATTCAAAATATTCAGTTAAGTGAAATGCCAAGATTCAAATATTAAGATAACTGAAATGTCAGGGCTAAATACATTTAGGTAAATGAAATGTACTGATTAAAACATTCAGGCGGAATGGGACGGTTAGGCTCAGTGGTTTGGGCTCGGACGATTTGGCGCAGCTTTTAGGCGCCAGCTGAATTTGGTACTGGATATTTGGGTAGTTAGGTAACACTGGATATTTGGGTAGTTAGGTAACACTGGATATTTGGGTAGTTAGGTAACTGAAGTGTTCGGATTTAGAACATTCTGGTGACTGAACTATCctgtttttaatgcatttagaTAGCTGAAAGCCAGGAATCACAGCACATAGATAACAAATGTCCGGATCCAAGTAATAACTAAAATTTCTGGATACAATTTTAACGCTGGAAACAAACACAAATGTGTGTTACGAGGATCATtaagtttttccattttaaatggaaattatcggaattgaaaaaaaatacaggataAAACAGCGGGTAATGTGTCATAAAAGCAAAACTACtaataaatataagatttttGATCAATATTTGCCTGGCTTCATATCCGCCAGGATCACTGAGCCGtcccataaaaaaaacctttggtGCAAGAAGTACAGCTCTGTCAAAATTCTAGCTTATGTAAGTTCTAATTTTGTCAACTCATAACAGTTAGAGACTTCTAGTTTTTCAAGTCCATCATTGTCGAGGTTCTATCATTGTAGTAGTCTAACCGTCCTGGTTTCCAATTTTGTCTAGAGTTCTGAATTGTAATATGTAAAGCTCAGACTTTGTACTTGGCAGTGATTCTGTCCGAGTCttagttttatcattattccGGCTCACCCAGTCTGTTTATCAACATATAATTTACAAAGACGCTCAACAATTGCTCATATGACTggttaacaattttttcataccAGCCATCAACAGCAAGCAACACtcaattagtttttaagatggaaGGTTTCCTCCTATTATCCTTACCATGTTAATCTAAcagttatatacagtaattaaaatgcTCGAACGCTTTCCTTGTGATGTTGACAAATGATGTGGACTGTTCTGAGAAAAAAGTTTGTGTCCGCTTACtttttgctttaaaataatttattaacttagttgcagaaataaatattaaacgtACCCTGATGAATATCAAACGGAGCCTCCGTGGTGCCGTTTGCTGTTGTATTATCAAAATCGGTAGACGGGTCGTATCCATCAGCGTCCCCCGATCCGTACTCCTTTTGAGGTTCATCTTGGTCTGGCCCTCCCCCCGTCTTCTCTTTGTTCAGGTTCATTTCTCTCAAGTCTATCTGAAAGTCGACAAACTTCTTCCCCAACACCGAGACGTCCCTCTGaatgcctgacacttctctccgCAGTACGACGACTTTTTTCATCAAACATATGATGATTGTGTCGCCACGTTCACAGTTCAGCCCATACTGTATAGCGGTTCTCGCGTCCCTTTCCGGATCGGGAACAATTTCGGCCGTGCCATTACTCTTCTGGGCTTCAATGAGGAGATCCACCTGTTCCTGTAATTCCTGAATTCTGGCCTCCGTCTGCCGACGACGGTCTTCCAGGTACTTTCCCGGACCCGTATGCATAATCGGCGGCAGCCTCTGCAGTGGCATTTCTAAATTCAGAGGACCCACTACAGTGGTCGTCTCGAATGGAATGTGGGCACTTGGGTTGAAATCGTCCCCGAAATCAATTCGGCGGTCTTTCTGTACGGCGGTTCTGTTGGCTGGCTTTGCGGTCTGTTCTTCGGTTGGGGCGGTCTGAACATAAACACCACAGACCACAACAACGAAGAAAAGCCAAAGAGTCCTTTCGAACCAATGCATGGCGTTGACGTCACTGAAAACACTTCAAAGGAAACAATACGACTTTGTTGGTCAAGTGAAATTGTACAGTGCACGCGTCAGGTATGACCCGAGACACGAAGACAAAACTACGTTGGTAACCTTTGCCCCTCGAAGGCAAACTGATCCAATCGTTTCCGGGGGACGCTGAGGTCGACTAATGCAGCTGCAAGAAAGGAAGAGCGACGATGAGTCAAcgtataaaaacaaatgaaaacaaatcagtttCATTCCCACAGAAGATTGCACAGCCGGGCTCGACGATTAAAGGCTTCGTGGAATCAACCCCGGCCACCCTCCCGCCCCCTCCCACAGCCTTCCAAGTCCCTGCATAATCTTTAACCattcaaataacaaaacaatgaaTTTGACCAAACTATAGATTTAATCATCCATTCAAACAGTCTTCACAAAACTGACAACAATAGCAACCAagtgttaaaaaatttaaaaatataacaataaaagtaGAAATATCAACTAGCGAAATATCAGTAAATTAAATGATTCACGCTAATCTTTCCTGCTCTTGAAAATTTGCCCTTTCGCTAAGTTGACAGCTAAAAAAATGAGCAATTACCTACCACTCCCTGACACGCCATTTATAACCCCCATCTGCTGCTTCCTCAATTAAAATCCTAATTGATGTATAGCGGTGACTCACGACGACAATTATCTGTTGCGTATTAATGCACTGCTGATTGACAACCACAAGCATGCGCAATCAATAAATCAAAAAGCATCGTGGTTAAAAGGAGAGGCCTTGGGAAAGAGTTGATGACATAggatgggcagagagagagagagagagagagagagagagagagagagagagagccatatgaTACATAAAAACGTACATTACACTACTTATCAGGGAATTGCAATCATACGGTACTGAATGATTAAAACTACACTCTTATTCTTCGctaaggagctctctctctctctctctctctctctctctctctctctctctctctctctctctcatacacacagttTGCTCACTCTTCCTATGCGTAATTACCAttgagaatattaatattataagtaAACAACGATTCTAAACTTCTATCATTTAATTATCTCTGCAGCAATATTCCACGCATCCAGCATAATCTCCGGTGGATGTTGAACACCGGAACTCGATCGCAAAATTCGTGTCTAAGTTATAACAGTAGTCCTTAAACTAATCTGTTCTGTGAGCGTTTCCTCCCTTCTGCTTGAGGGATTTGGAATTCTCTGGCAAGTTCTACTCGCCCTGATTCACGTAACATCTCATTCAAGATAGGAGTCAGGCCTcgttctcacttttttttttcggtttcaCTTCGTTAGGACCTACGACATATTCCCGGTATTTGGGtgcttttatttaatcatttatatatatgtatacatatatatatgtgtgtatgtgtgtgtgtcttttactctaatacaacagtatataaaGATAAgtggcccataaaacactttgtgaacgttgcaaccatatatttcggccaCTTCCTTCAGTGTGTGTTCAccggtaaaatatggacagatgtgTTACAggagtatgtaaatatatatatatatatatatatatatatatatatatatatatatatatatatatatatatatatatatatatatatatatatatatatatatatatgtgtatatatatatatatatatatatatatatatatatatatatgtgtgtgtgtgtgtgtgtgtgtgtgtatatatatatatatatatatatatatatatatatatatatatatatatatatatatatatatatatatagaaagcatATGTAGTGTGGCAGTACGTATGCCACATCTacatatgttgtgtatatatactcctgtaacacaTCATCTATCCATATTTTActgtgaacagaggcacagaaagaagtgcctgaaatatatgttgcaaaaaatagttttatcggcctattatcttcatatattatacacacacacacacacatacacacacacatatatatatatatatatatatatatatatatatatatatatatatatatatatatatatatatatatatatatatatatatatatatatatatatatatatatattatatatataaatatatatatatatatatatatatatatatatatatatatatatatattatatatatactgtatatatacacatatatggctCATCTGTAAATAACGTTACCATCTACAAggcatcagtaaaataaaaagtttcctaATATGTACTCCATAAGATAAATTCGTCATTCAAACTTCTAAGAGTTAAGTCAAATAAGGCCTTAAGAAGCTTGCTCAGTAATAATACGAAAATAATCGTATGGGAGAATGTTTACAACTGGGAGCACAGGGAGGGGAGGAGTCTAAATTCTGTAATTAATTCAAggacgccctctctctctctctctctctctctctctctctctctctctctctctctctctctctctctctccactagggGTAAAGCTATTATTGTAAACAACATATCAACATGCATTCCTAACGAAATATTCATTTAAAGTCGTTCTGGTGAACTGTCGTTTGGTCATTTCTTTTATGGTTGATTTGATTGTTGTCGTCCTTTTTATGCCacgttaaaatgaaattttcctgtTAATCCCTCCATTTAAATTTACGTATAAAACTAGATTTGGCAAAGTCTTATCTCACTTAGGAAAAATACGCAAGCGCAGACCAACTATGGCCATCTGGATTAAATACAGCATAagcgaaatattttttcatgtggaTATAACTAAATAGGTAAAAAAACCCCTACTAAGATTGAATAGATTCGTAAAGAATGTCATGTCACCTCTTATCAAAAGGTCGCTCATTCATAAGTGTTCGTGTGTAATGAAATTTGCAATGCAATTAACTGTCACAGTTGCTTAAAGTGGCACGTAGTGTTCGTTTGGGGTCCACTTtcagagtgaatttttttttaccacaaggCAAGCTGCCTCAAGAAAAATTGCTTTCTTTAACTTGGTGAAGAACAAGGTTTCTGTAACAGCAACAAAATAACTTATACTGCAACATTTATAATGGTGATTTCCGTACCAACAGTACAATGACACATTATATTTCCTTCCCAGTGACCAGGACAAAGCTAGACAACATAAAAGCAAAACGAGACATCTGTATGGTGGCCCCAAAGTTCCAGTCACTGATTTCACGCAGCTACCTATTTACGAGGAATGTTCCATGGGACTACTATAACCATTAACAGTATGGTACTTctcattatgaaattattttattactgtttaattATAACGTTAATAAGCAGTGATGGCCGAGTGGTTAAGGCGTCTGACTAGAAATCAGATGGGATCTTCccgcgtaggttcgaatcctactcaCTGCGAAAAGCGCAAGTTTTGGAAAGTGACCTCCCCACATGGCACTGTTGCCTGAAGTGAGCGAGAAACAAACGTAGAGTTTCTCCGTGTGGTTAATTGCTGCAACCGGGCAATGCATATTTCCACAATGATTCTGGCTAAATATGAAGATAGGTGAATATTTTATTGTGA
Protein-coding regions in this window:
- the LOC136844877 gene encoding uncharacterized protein isoform X2 is translated as MHWFERTLWLFFVVVVCGVYVQTAPTEEQTAKPANRTAVQKDRRIDFGDDFNPSAHIPFETTTVVGPLNLEMPLQRLPPIMHTGPGKYLEDRRRQTEARIQELQEQVDLLIEAQKSNGTAEIVPDPERDARTAIQYGLNCERGDTIIICLMKKVVVLRREVSGIQRDVSVLGKKFVDFQIDLREMNLNKEKTGGGPDQDEPQKEYGSGDADGYDPSTDFDNTTANGTTEAPFDIHQDPLCPPRFERVGSICYYVVTDRVSGVTSARDFCQAHGGYLARPRDSLTIHDLANHLTRLYDKESNQLSELWVDGQYQAEKDTWKWSDGVVINRSIWGISDTPTKSHRAGTCVLLKKELNYLAMAQDCEYHYFFVCQAETRDDIPAM
- the LOC136844877 gene encoding uncharacterized protein isoform X1; this translates as MHWFERTLWLFFVVVVCGVYVQTAPTEEQTAKPANRTAVQKDRRIDFGDDFNPSAHIPFETTTVVGPLNLEMPLQRLPPIMHTGPGKYLEDRRRQTEARIQELQEQVDLLIEAQKSNGTAEIVPDPERDARTAIQYGLNCERGDTIIICLMKKVVVLRREVSGIQRDVSVLGKKFVDFQIDLREMNLNKEKTGGGPDQDEPQKEYGSGDADGYDPSTDFDNTTANGTTEAPFDIHQADPLCPPRFERVGSICYYVVTDRVSGVTSARDFCQAHGGYLARPRDSLTIHDLANHLTRLYDKESNQLSELWVDGQYQAEKDTWKWSDGVVINRSIWGISDTPTKSHRAGTCVLLKKELNYLAMAQDCEYHYFFVCQAETRDDIPAM